In Marivirga salinae, a single window of DNA contains:
- a CDS encoding TolC family protein — MIKYISIIFIGFISFNTLAQEVSLNKAIGIGMENNFSIRTAKNIEKEAVINSDYAFSGFLPVIDLTGARNFDVENVNQEFRTGDTNQLDGARSNSMNFRGDLTWTLFDGTKMFLDYKTLQIEQNRTRFETQAVLENTLGSIIQSYFQLVFEQYQYKVLQSAVKLSEERLEIAQANYEVGKFSKTELLAAQVDLNTDKSNLLNQEEIMQQARVSLNLLLGQDPNQEFHATDSMSVNNELQLNTLLDDLAERNKELLALMQQEDILKIQHKSVNTELLPQIDFNMGYGYTNFNSQAGFLLQNQAVGLSYGLSLSWRIFDQLDRRRRNQTTQIAIENNVIAMEELENQLKGDLSSAYVRYKNKLDLIKLENENLDVAKENAEIAIERYKVGRSNSIELREFQLNSIEAESRLLNAIYLAKQAEISLLAISGNLLTQKTVN; from the coding sequence ATGATAAAGTATATTAGTATAATTTTTATCGGCTTTATTAGTTTCAATACTTTGGCCCAGGAAGTTAGCTTAAATAAGGCTATTGGTATTGGAATGGAAAATAATTTTTCAATTAGAACTGCTAAAAACATAGAAAAGGAAGCAGTAATCAATTCTGATTATGCTTTTTCAGGATTTCTTCCTGTGATTGATTTGACCGGTGCTCGAAACTTTGATGTGGAGAATGTAAATCAGGAATTTAGAACTGGTGATACCAATCAATTAGATGGTGCCAGATCAAATAGCATGAATTTCAGAGGAGACCTAACCTGGACTCTTTTTGATGGTACTAAAATGTTCTTAGATTACAAAACATTACAAATTGAACAAAACAGAACAAGATTTGAAACTCAAGCAGTATTGGAAAATACACTTGGGAGTATAATTCAATCTTACTTTCAGTTAGTCTTTGAGCAATATCAATATAAGGTATTGCAATCAGCTGTGAAATTATCAGAGGAAAGGTTAGAAATAGCTCAAGCCAATTATGAAGTAGGGAAATTCTCAAAAACAGAATTATTGGCTGCCCAAGTAGATTTAAATACTGATAAAAGTAATTTATTAAATCAGGAAGAGATCATGCAACAAGCACGTGTATCGCTTAACTTGCTCTTAGGTCAAGATCCTAATCAGGAATTCCATGCTACTGACAGCATGTCTGTAAATAATGAATTACAGCTAAATACATTACTGGACGATTTAGCTGAAAGAAACAAAGAGCTTTTAGCTTTAATGCAACAAGAAGACATTCTAAAAATTCAACATAAAAGTGTAAATACAGAATTGTTACCCCAGATAGATTTCAATATGGGCTATGGCTACACTAACTTTAACTCTCAAGCTGGTTTCTTATTACAAAATCAAGCAGTAGGACTAAGTTATGGTTTAAGCTTATCTTGGAGAATTTTTGATCAATTAGACAGAAGAAGGAGAAATCAAACCACCCAAATTGCAATTGAAAACAATGTAATTGCCATGGAGGAATTGGAAAATCAATTAAAAGGAGATTTATCCTCCGCTTATGTTCGCTATAAAAATAAACTTGATTTGATCAAATTAGAAAATGAAAATTTGGATGTAGCAAAAGAAAATGCTGAAATAGCCATTGAGAGATATAAAGTAGGTCGTTCTAACTCAATAGAGCTCAGAGAATTTCAACTAAACTCCATTGAAGCGGAAAGCAGGTTGTTAAATGCCATTTATTTAGCCAAGCAAGCTGAGATCAGTTTATTGGCTATTAGCGGAAATTTATTGACTCAGAAAACTGTCAACTAA
- a CDS encoding endonuclease/exonuclease/phosphatase family protein produces the protein MIKNTFYLLISIVFFTACKNQTPQPEQNEEDEDKNEVYIPEIIESFDCFPQDGASTFEIVTWNIEQYPLDTDTPGAIKTTLDTMKVDIIAFQEVKTPDNLIEAVIDSLPDWEFVYADVRYNLEIGYAYRPSEIVSIESLELLFPDSSNAFPREPVFTTIEHVSGLKVNLINIHLKCCNDGEERRAVASQLLKEYIDTNLSDEATILLGDFNDEIDDDNNPFTNFIDDNANYRFADMEIATGNSEFWSYPSFGPEGSHIDHILISNELFDLEVETKTLTLGDCISRYEYNVSDHLPVMSTFTTD, from the coding sequence ATGATAAAAAATACCTTTTACTTACTGATTTCAATTGTTTTCTTTACTGCTTGTAAAAATCAAACTCCTCAACCAGAACAAAATGAGGAAGATGAAGACAAAAACGAAGTTTATATTCCCGAAATCATCGAAAGTTTTGATTGCTTTCCTCAGGATGGCGCTTCAACATTTGAAATTGTCACTTGGAATATAGAACAATATCCATTAGACACTGATACTCCTGGGGCCATTAAAACTACATTGGATACTATGAAAGTAGACATCATAGCCTTTCAGGAGGTTAAAACACCGGATAATTTGATTGAGGCTGTAATTGACAGCTTGCCTGATTGGGAATTTGTTTACGCAGATGTTCGATATAATCTTGAAATTGGCTATGCTTATCGCCCTTCTGAAATTGTTTCGATTGAATCATTAGAACTATTATTTCCTGATAGCAGCAATGCATTCCCTCGAGAACCAGTTTTTACAACCATAGAACATGTAAGCGGATTAAAAGTCAATCTTATAAACATTCACTTAAAATGCTGTAATGATGGCGAAGAAAGAAGAGCTGTTGCTAGTCAGTTACTGAAAGAATATATAGACACTAACTTATCAGATGAAGCTACTATTCTGCTTGGAGATTTCAATGACGAAATAGATGATGATAATAATCCATTTACAAATTTCATTGATGATAATGCTAATTATAGATTTGCTGATATGGAAATAGCAACAGGAAATTCTGAATTTTGGAGTTATCCTTCTTTCGGACCTGAAGGTAGCCATATCGACCATATTTTAATTTCAAACGAATTGTTTGACTTGGAAGTAGAAACTAAAACTTTAACATTAGGAGATTGCATATCAAGATATGAATATAATGTATCTGATCATCTTCCAGTTATGAGTACGTTTACCACTGATTAA
- a CDS encoding OmpA family protein, with protein MKRQLPLLLSLIFVTFFQSYAQDANWADKVIGYSSELEETQYSVKQLLGKPNVYPWGEGSPSAWTPRRPGREEFVKVGFDNPKPIRQIAIAESYNPSALTKIYFYDEAGNEYLMIEREPVIVNQPGRFLRLFTELTEYNVAAVKLEFDGSAVPGYYSIDAIGITDSETPIDLQLELVPNVKEELVSEKLDERVNSPYEELKPILSPDGKQLFFGRKFHPDNVGGIEDYEDIWVSDLDTVTNEWQEAQNLGEPLNSDGPNWVSSITPDGNTMVLLIGNKYDEKRDKLFSGVSVSSKAGDSWSKPESLDIDDFYNMAEKANFYLANSRKTLIMSIKRDNSYGDRDLYVSFEKRDGTWTAPMNLGENVNTATDETSPFLASDDKTLFFSSSGYIGFGKNDIYMTRRLDDTWQNWSEPYNMGPQVNSSGDDLFFSMPAEGNFAYYTKEDSVGDMNIYRLPMPLFNELDPVITISGRVVDMETQEPLDAVVSYETQDGVEVGKVETDPTTGEYEITLPAGKEYQYIAKVKGYLPISENIDLTNQKESKSFTNDMILAPVKDKAEIVLNNVFFAFDSYELLASSKFELNRMVEVMKDNSQIEVVIIGHTDSTGPEEYNQMLSEKRAQSVVNYLTGNGIDKARLEYLGKGESEPAYPNDTKENRAKNRRVNFKVER; from the coding sequence ATGAAAAGACAATTACCACTACTGTTATCATTAATTTTTGTAACATTTTTTCAATCTTATGCTCAAGATGCTAATTGGGCTGATAAGGTTATAGGATATTCCTCTGAGTTAGAAGAAACACAATATTCTGTAAAACAGCTACTAGGAAAGCCAAATGTTTATCCATGGGGTGAAGGTAGTCCAAGCGCATGGACTCCCAGAAGACCTGGAAGAGAAGAATTTGTAAAGGTTGGATTTGATAACCCAAAGCCTATAAGGCAAATTGCAATAGCCGAGTCTTATAACCCTAGTGCACTTACCAAAATCTATTTTTATGATGAAGCTGGCAATGAATACCTTATGATCGAAAGGGAACCAGTAATTGTAAATCAACCAGGTAGATTTTTACGATTATTTACTGAATTAACAGAATATAATGTTGCGGCTGTAAAACTTGAGTTTGACGGCAGTGCTGTTCCTGGTTATTACAGTATTGATGCAATTGGTATTACAGATTCTGAAACCCCAATAGATTTACAATTGGAATTGGTTCCCAATGTTAAGGAAGAGTTAGTTTCTGAGAAGTTAGATGAAAGAGTGAATAGCCCTTATGAAGAGTTAAAGCCTATCTTAAGTCCGGATGGAAAGCAATTATTTTTTGGCAGGAAATTTCATCCTGATAATGTAGGCGGGATAGAGGATTATGAAGATATCTGGGTAAGTGATTTAGATACAGTAACCAATGAATGGCAAGAAGCTCAAAATTTAGGAGAGCCACTTAATAGTGATGGGCCTAATTGGGTTAGTTCTATCACACCTGATGGAAATACCATGGTTTTACTGATCGGGAATAAATATGATGAAAAAAGAGATAAGTTGTTTTCAGGTGTGTCTGTAAGTTCTAAAGCTGGAGACTCATGGTCGAAGCCAGAAAGCTTAGACATCGATGATTTTTATAATATGGCAGAGAAAGCTAACTTCTATTTAGCAAATAGTAGAAAAACCTTAATCATGTCTATCAAAAGAGATAATTCTTATGGAGATAGAGACTTATATGTCAGTTTTGAAAAAAGGGACGGAACATGGACAGCTCCAATGAATTTGGGAGAGAATGTAAATACTGCTACAGATGAAACCTCTCCATTTTTAGCTTCAGATGATAAAACCCTTTTCTTTTCTTCATCCGGATATATTGGGTTTGGTAAAAATGATATCTATATGACCCGAAGATTGGATGATACTTGGCAAAATTGGAGTGAACCCTACAACATGGGGCCACAAGTAAATTCCAGTGGAGACGATTTATTTTTCAGTATGCCTGCTGAGGGTAATTTTGCTTACTACACTAAGGAAGATTCTGTAGGTGATATGAATATTTATCGATTACCTATGCCTTTATTTAATGAGCTAGATCCTGTTATTACTATTTCCGGAAGAGTTGTGGATATGGAAACTCAAGAACCATTAGATGCTGTAGTTTCCTATGAAACACAAGATGGAGTGGAAGTTGGTAAAGTGGAAACCGATCCTACGACCGGTGAATATGAAATTACACTTCCGGCAGGTAAGGAATACCAATACATTGCAAAAGTGAAAGGTTATTTACCAATAAGTGAGAATATAGATTTAACCAATCAGAAAGAATCCAAAAGCTTTACGAACGATATGATTTTGGCACCAGTGAAGGACAAAGCTGAGATTGTGTTGAATAATGTATTCTTTGCCTTTGATAGCTATGAATTACTAGCCAGCAGCAAGTTTGAGTTAAATAGAATGGTGGAAGTAATGAAAGATAATAGTCAGATTGAAGTGGTTATTATTGGACATACCGACAGCACTGGTCCTGAAGAATATAACCAAATGCTTTCAGAGAAAAGAGCTCAATCTGTGGTTAATTATTTAACAGGTAATGGAATTGATAAAGCAAGATTGGAATATCTTGGAAAAGGAGAAAGCGAACCGGCCTATCCTAATGATACCAAAGAAAACAGAGCTAAAAATAGAAGGGTAAACTTCAAGGTGGAACGATAA
- a CDS encoding OmpA family protein, whose amino-acid sequence MFLAQMTHGQLSSKWISLDGKVINEALENPIEAKITLESLPYGGDIRVFHSEEETGDFSFKVKENNKYKVTVESEGYIAIEEEIAIKDGMDELLFSLMPSGSGATLRLDINFKQSKAEILKDSYGELDKLLNMMNEYPNMEIQLEGHTDFRGSASANMRLSEKRVKAVKTYLTSKSVSSDRIKTKAFGGTQPLSKESTEEAKLNNRRVEARILKAE is encoded by the coding sequence ATGTTTTTAGCTCAAATGACCCATGGGCAGCTAAGTAGCAAATGGATTTCATTAGATGGAAAAGTAATCAATGAAGCACTTGAAAACCCAATTGAAGCAAAAATAACTTTGGAGAGTTTACCTTATGGTGGTGATATTAGAGTTTTTCACTCAGAGGAAGAGACAGGTGACTTTTCATTTAAAGTTAAGGAGAATAACAAATATAAAGTGACAGTAGAGTCAGAAGGTTACATAGCAATTGAAGAAGAGATCGCAATCAAAGATGGTATGGATGAATTACTATTTTCCTTAATGCCATCAGGTTCTGGTGCTACTTTAAGACTCGATATAAACTTTAAACAAAGCAAGGCAGAAATTCTAAAAGATTCATATGGTGAATTGGATAAATTACTCAATATGATGAATGAATATCCAAATATGGAAATTCAATTAGAAGGACATACTGATTTCAGAGGTAGTGCGTCTGCAAATATGCGATTAAGTGAAAAAAGAGTAAAAGCTGTTAAAACTTATTTGACCTCCAAGTCCGTAAGTTCTGATAGAATAAAAACAAAAGCATTCGGAGGTACACAACCCTTAAGCAAAGAAAGTACTGAAGAAGCAAAGTTAAATAATAGGAGAGTAGAAGCTCGAATATTGAAGGCTGAATAG
- a CDS encoding efflux RND transporter periplasmic adaptor subunit, translating into MNKIITRIIASIAVLAIIIYLVFPNIFSSEAENNLETPPAAGSSKIAIDAQIVEYETFKNDIVLTGSLIANESVQLASEISGKIDNIYFKEGEYVKEGKLLVQTNVADLKANLQRLKYTAQLNAEMEKRQKQLLEKEAISKEEYDIAFTNFKTTQAEMDALQAEIDKSRIRAPFTGFIGLRYVSEGSYITPSSQIASLYNVDPIKIEFSVPSRYSGLVKKGSKITFSSEAENEERKATVYAIEPQIDPVTRTLTARAETQNPNNELIPGQFIRINLSLENRENAILIPTTAIMPKANGHTVFIIKDGRAHLKDVELGARTANRVEILKGVNKGDTVAIAGVPQLKDRAEIEIKKLEK; encoded by the coding sequence ATGAACAAGATTATCACTCGGATTATAGCCTCTATTGCAGTTTTAGCTATCATTATATATTTAGTATTTCCTAATATTTTCTCTTCCGAAGCAGAGAATAATTTAGAGACCCCACCTGCAGCAGGAAGCTCAAAAATTGCTATTGATGCACAAATCGTTGAATATGAAACATTCAAAAATGATATTGTACTTACTGGTTCCTTAATAGCAAATGAATCAGTCCAGCTAGCAAGTGAAATTTCTGGGAAAATTGATAATATCTATTTCAAAGAAGGGGAATACGTTAAAGAAGGTAAATTGCTAGTTCAAACCAATGTGGCAGATTTGAAAGCAAACTTACAAAGATTAAAGTATACTGCTCAGTTAAATGCTGAAATGGAAAAGAGACAAAAGCAATTATTAGAAAAAGAAGCCATAAGTAAAGAGGAATATGATATTGCTTTCACTAATTTTAAAACTACTCAGGCTGAAATGGATGCTTTACAGGCAGAAATTGATAAATCAAGAATTAGAGCACCTTTTACTGGATTTATTGGCTTAAGATATGTAAGTGAAGGAAGTTACATAACCCCAAGCTCTCAAATTGCTTCCCTTTATAATGTAGACCCCATTAAAATTGAATTTTCAGTACCAAGCAGATATAGTGGACTAGTGAAAAAGGGAAGTAAAATTACTTTTTCATCTGAAGCTGAAAATGAAGAAAGAAAAGCAACAGTTTATGCAATTGAACCACAAATTGATCCAGTTACCAGAACATTAACGGCAAGAGCAGAAACTCAAAATCCAAATAACGAATTGATACCTGGCCAATTTATTCGAATAAATTTGAGCTTAGAAAATAGGGAAAATGCTATTTTAATTCCAACTACAGCTATCATGCCTAAAGCAAATGGACATACTGTTTTTATTATTAAGGATGGAAGAGCACATTTGAAAGATGTAGAATTAGGTGCTAGAACTGCCAACCGAGTTGAAATTTTGAAAGGAGTTAATAAAGGAGATACTGTTGCAATTGCAGGGGTTCCACAGTTAAAAGATAGAGCAGAAATAGAAATTAAAAAGCTGGAAAAATAA
- a CDS encoding DUF6787 family protein, whose protein sequence is MFEKLKDRWDLKSGWQVFIVLLVFACTGFTVMFLKEPILSLIAAKEERNWVFTTIYYILILPVYFIILLFYGFIFGQSTFFIGFVKKTFSRFKRKDK, encoded by the coding sequence ATGTTCGAAAAACTTAAAGACAGATGGGATTTAAAATCTGGTTGGCAAGTATTTATAGTATTATTAGTATTTGCATGTACTGGGTTTACCGTCATGTTTTTAAAAGAACCTATCTTATCTTTAATAGCTGCTAAAGAAGAACGAAACTGGGTATTCACTACCATATATTATATCCTTATCCTTCCTGTTTATTTCATAATCCTCCTCTTCTATGGATTTATATTTGGACAAAGTACATTCTTTATTGGCTTTGTGAAAAAGACATTTAGTCGTTTTAAAAGGAAAGATAAATAA
- a CDS encoding efflux RND transporter permease subunit, giving the protein MASLSEISIQRPVLAIVLSLVILIFGFIGFNFLGIREYPSVDPPIITVTTDYAGANADVVESQITEPLEEAVNGIAGIRTITSTSAEGRSRITIEFNLSEDLEAAANDVRDKVSGARRRLPEDAEPPTVNKADADSDPIVFLNINSEQRSLLELSAIAENTFKERLQTISGVSEVRIWGEKRYAMRLWMDPIKLAAYQLTPLDVLDAVESQNVELPSGSIEGDMIELVVKTQGQLTSEKDFNDLIVAESNNSFVRFSDIGYAELGPLNMRTVLKRDGIPMVGVVLIPQPGSNSIDIVDEFYKRVDNIKKDLPEDINLGIGFDQTEYIRESINEVQQTIIIAFLLVILIIFAFLRDWRTTVIPIATIPVALIGTFFVMYLAGFSINVLTLLGIVLAIGLVVDDAIVVLENIYTKVEEGMEPMEAAKKGAIEIFFAVIATTVALVAVFMPVIFLEGITGRLFREFGVVVATAVMISSFVALSLTPMMSSRILKRRERHNWFYRKTEPFFVWLNKGYARSLDGFMKVRWMGILLFLGAVGLIYGLFKVLPSELAPLEDRGMISVSTTGPEGATFEYMGEYIDNLVEVTMDTLPTDGLISVTSPGFGTQGTNSGFMRIMLVDASKREKSQQQLYDEYTPILNEFPAAKAFAFQQQTIGGRRGGLPIQYVIQATSLDKLQAILPEFVEKASSDPTFTVVDQDLKFTKPQIDIQIDREKAQTLGISVIDIARTLQLGLSGQRFDYFIMDGKQYQVIGQVQRNDRNAPIDLRSLYVRAENGQMLQLDNLVTLGESSTPPSLYRYNRYISATLSAGLAPGKTIGDGVKAMDAVASDVLDETYSTSLSGASLDYFESSSSLLFAFGFAIVLIYLVLAAQFESFRDPVIILFTVPLAVGGSFLSIWLFGETLNIFSQIGIIMLIGLVSKNAILIVEFANQKKAQGLNVTDSITEAAKSRFRPILMTALSTILGILPIALALGAGSESRVSMGIAIIGGLIFATGLTLYVIPAIYSYFASKQARVSRVES; this is encoded by the coding sequence ATGGCCTCATTATCAGAAATAAGTATTCAAAGACCAGTTTTAGCCATTGTGCTTTCACTGGTCATATTAATTTTTGGCTTTATTGGATTTAATTTTCTTGGTATCAGGGAATATCCATCAGTTGATCCTCCAATTATTACTGTAACTACGGATTATGCGGGAGCCAATGCTGATGTGGTAGAATCTCAAATAACCGAGCCATTAGAAGAAGCTGTAAATGGTATTGCCGGTATTAGAACCATAACCTCAACCAGCGCAGAAGGGAGAAGTAGAATCACAATTGAGTTTAACTTAAGTGAAGACTTAGAAGCAGCAGCAAATGATGTAAGAGATAAAGTATCCGGAGCCAGAAGAAGATTACCTGAAGATGCTGAGCCTCCTACTGTTAATAAAGCTGATGCTGATTCTGATCCCATAGTATTCTTAAATATTAATAGTGAACAAAGAAGCTTATTAGAATTATCTGCCATAGCAGAAAATACTTTTAAAGAAAGATTACAAACCATTTCAGGTGTAAGTGAAGTGAGAATTTGGGGAGAAAAACGCTATGCAATGCGTCTATGGATGGATCCTATAAAACTTGCAGCTTACCAATTAACTCCCTTAGATGTATTAGATGCAGTGGAAAGCCAAAATGTGGAATTGCCCTCAGGAAGTATTGAAGGTGATATGATTGAATTAGTCGTAAAAACGCAAGGGCAACTTACCTCCGAGAAAGACTTTAATGATTTAATTGTAGCAGAGAGCAATAATAGTTTCGTTCGTTTTTCAGACATTGGTTATGCTGAATTAGGGCCACTAAATATGAGAACCGTCCTAAAAAGAGATGGGATTCCTATGGTTGGGGTGGTTTTAATCCCTCAGCCTGGTTCCAACAGCATTGATATTGTAGATGAATTCTATAAAAGAGTTGATAACATTAAAAAAGACTTGCCTGAAGATATCAATTTAGGAATTGGATTTGACCAAACTGAGTATATAAGGGAATCAATTAATGAAGTGCAGCAAACTATTATCATTGCCTTTCTCTTAGTAATCTTAATCATTTTCGCTTTTTTAAGAGATTGGAGAACCACTGTAATTCCAATCGCTACCATACCAGTCGCCTTAATTGGTACATTCTTCGTTATGTATTTGGCAGGTTTCTCTATTAATGTATTGACCTTGTTAGGTATTGTTTTGGCTATTGGACTTGTGGTTGATGATGCCATTGTAGTACTAGAAAACATCTATACTAAAGTGGAAGAGGGAATGGAACCAATGGAAGCGGCTAAAAAAGGAGCCATTGAAATTTTCTTTGCTGTTATTGCCACTACCGTAGCTTTGGTAGCAGTATTTATGCCTGTGATTTTCTTAGAGGGCATCACGGGTAGGTTATTCCGTGAATTCGGAGTAGTGGTAGCTACTGCCGTAATGATATCATCATTTGTGGCACTTTCACTTACACCGATGATGAGTAGCCGAATATTAAAAAGAAGAGAAAGGCATAATTGGTTCTACAGAAAAACAGAACCATTCTTTGTTTGGCTAAATAAAGGTTATGCTAGAAGTTTGGACGGATTTATGAAAGTACGATGGATGGGTATCCTATTATTCCTAGGTGCTGTAGGTTTAATCTACGGATTATTTAAAGTACTTCCTTCAGAGTTGGCACCTTTAGAAGACAGAGGAATGATTTCTGTAAGCACTACAGGGCCAGAAGGAGCTACTTTTGAATATATGGGTGAGTACATTGATAATTTAGTAGAGGTTACAATGGATACTTTACCTACTGATGGCTTAATCTCAGTTACTTCACCTGGTTTTGGTACTCAGGGAACAAATTCAGGATTCATGAGGATTATGTTGGTAGATGCTTCCAAAAGAGAAAAAAGTCAACAACAACTTTATGATGAATATACTCCAATTTTAAATGAATTTCCTGCTGCAAAAGCTTTTGCTTTCCAGCAGCAAACTATCGGTGGAAGAAGAGGTGGTTTACCAATTCAATATGTAATTCAAGCTACATCTCTTGACAAACTTCAGGCAATTCTTCCTGAATTTGTTGAAAAAGCGAGTAGCGACCCCACTTTCACTGTTGTTGATCAAGATTTGAAATTCACCAAACCTCAAATTGATATTCAAATTGATAGAGAGAAAGCCCAGACTCTAGGGATTTCAGTGATTGATATAGCGAGAACATTGCAGTTAGGATTAAGTGGTCAGCGTTTTGATTATTTCATTATGGATGGAAAACAATACCAAGTAATTGGTCAGGTTCAAAGAAATGATAGAAATGCTCCAATTGATTTAAGATCATTATACGTCCGAGCAGAAAATGGACAAATGTTGCAATTAGATAATTTAGTGACATTAGGTGAAAGCTCAACTCCACCATCTTTATATCGCTATAACCGATATATTTCTGCTACCTTATCAGCTGGTTTAGCACCAGGAAAAACGATAGGAGATGGAGTGAAAGCAATGGATGCAGTAGCATCTGATGTGTTAGATGAAACTTACAGTACTTCCTTATCGGGTGCTTCATTGGACTATTTCGAAAGTTCATCAAGTTTATTATTTGCTTTTGGTTTTGCTATTGTATTGATTTACCTGGTATTAGCTGCCCAATTTGAAAGCTTTAGAGATCCTGTCATAATATTATTTACTGTTCCATTGGCAGTTGGTGGTTCATTTCTATCTATATGGCTATTTGGAGAAACCTTGAATATTTTCAGCCAAATTGGAATCATCATGTTGATTGGCCTAGTTTCAAAAAATGCTATTTTAATTGTTGAATTTGCAAATCAGAAAAAAGCTCAAGGACTCAACGTGACAGATTCTATTACCGAAGCAGCCAAGTCAAGGTTTAGACCTATTTTAATGACAGCTTTATCTACCATTTTAGGAATTTTACCTATTGCTTTGGCCTTAGGGGCTGGTTCAGAAAGTCGAGTTTCTATGGGAATCGCTATTATCGGTGGATTAATATTCGCTACAGGTTTAACCTTGTATGTAATTCCGGCTATTTATTCTTATTTCGCAAGTAAACAAGCGCGTGTATCACGTGTTGAATCTTAA